From one Notolabrus celidotus isolate fNotCel1 chromosome 2, fNotCel1.pri, whole genome shotgun sequence genomic stretch:
- the hnrnpm gene encoding heterogeneous nuclear ribonucleoprotein M isoform X7, giving the protein MKKAVEKVNKHNLNGRPLKVKEDPDGVIAQREINKGQGGGPPGGPGGMGGMDRMNMERMGPGPNGPVNIPPSLMNNPNIPNEIIHGLQAGRIGSTVFVANLDYKVGWKKLKEVFGMAGMVVRADILEDKDGKSRGMGTVTFDMPLEAVQAVSMFNGQLLFNRVMHVKLDEKSMPKDFGPPDRSAALPRGLSGIGLGLGPGGQPIDAGQLNRGGGGGGSGGMGNMGPGGMDGMGFGNMGGRMGGGGGGGGGGMDNFGGMNNMERFSSSGMGRMNEMDRGIGGAFDREFGRNEMGMSRNNFGESFERGMGNNMGMDRMSSGMDRLGSSMDRMGGMDRMGMERMDRVSDLDRLGSGFDRMGSGIDRLGPSMDRLGPGLERMSSSMDRLGPAGFDRLGTSGMDRMGSGMDFGTPMGMDRMGNTGLDRMNSSFDRIGSTGGLDRFPSGGLDRMGSGMDRMGSGSVGGQFDRSADMDRGFGGNSFGGAGGPGTGGSNIRKGCQIFVRNLPFDFGWKMLKETFNACGMVQYADIKMENGKSKGCGVVRFDSPETAERACRTMNGYRLNGREIDVRIDRNA; this is encoded by the exons ATGAAGAAAGCTGTGGAAAAGGTCAACAAGCACAATCTCAATGGCAGGCCCCTGAAAGTTAAAGAG GACCCTGATGGTGTGATCGCTCAGAGAGAAATCAACAAGGGGCAAGGCGGAGGCCCCCCAGGAGGCCCTGGAGGAATGGGTGGAATGGATCGCATGAATATGGAACGAATGGGCCCAGGACCAAATGGCCCAGTCAACATCCCTCCAAGTCTGATGAACAACCCCAACATTCCCAACGAGATCATCCATGGGCTTCAGGCGGGCAGGATTGGGAGCACTGTATTTGTGGCCAAT CTTGACTATAAAGTGGGCTGGAAGAAGCTGAAAGAGGTCTTCGGCATGGCAGGCATGGTGGTGAGGGCTGACATCCTGGAGGACAAGGATGGGAAAAGCAGAGGCATGGGCACCGTGACATTTGACATGCCACTTGAAGCAGTCCAAGCAGTCT CCATGTTCAATGGGCAGCTGTTATTCAACAGAGTGATGCACGTCAAACTG GATGAAAAATCCATGCCCAAAGATTTTGGACCACCTGACAGATCTGCAGCTCTTCCTC GTGGCCTGAGTGGCATTGGTTTGGGCCTTGGACCGGGTGGTCAGCCCATTGATGCTGGTCAACTCAacagaggtggaggtggaggtggtagTGGAGGAATGGGCAACATGGGCCCTGGAG GAATGGATGGAATGGGCTTTGGCAACATGGGAGGTCGCAtgggtggaggtggtggaggtggtggag GGGGAATGGACAACTTTGGAGGCATGAACAACATGGAGCGTTTCAGTTCTTCAGGAATGGGCAGAATGAATG agatggaccgtGGGATTGGTGGTGCTTTTGACAGGGAGTTTGGGCGGAATGAAATGGGAATGTCTCGCAATAATTTTGGAGAGTCGTTTGAAAGAGGAATGG gAAACAACATGGGCATGGACCGCATGAGCTCTGGAATGGACCGCTTGGGATCCAGCATGGACCGTATGGGAGGGATGGACCGCATGGGCATGGAAAGGATGGACCGTGTGTCTGACCTGGATAGGCTTGGTTCAGGGTTTGACCGTATGGGCTCTGGGATCGACAGGCTGGGGCCCAGCATGGACAGGCTTGGACCAGGCTTGGAACGTATGAGCTCCAGCATGGACCGTCTTGGCCCAGCTGGGTTTGACCGCTTAGGCACATCTGGTATGGATCGCATGGGCTCTGGCATGGACTTTGGCACCCCAATGGGTATGGATCGCATGGGCAACACTGGGCTAGACAGAATGAACAGCAGCTTCGACCGCATAGGCTCAACTGGAGGACTGGACCGCTTCCCCTCAGGTGGCCTCGACCGCATGGGCTCTGGCATGGATCGAATGGGATCCGGAAGTGTTGGTGGTCAGTTTGATCGCTCTGCTGACATGGACCGTGGATTTGGTGGAAATTCCTTTGGGGGTGCTGGAGGGCCTGGAACTGGGGGAAGCAATATCAGGAAGGGATGCCAGATCTTTGTCAGAAAT CTGCCTTTCGATTTTGGCTGGAAGATGCTCAAGGAAACCTTCAACGCTTGCG GCATGGTTCAGTATGCAGATATTAAGATGGAAAACGGCAAGTCCAAAGGCTGTGGTGTTGTTCGCTTCGACAGCCCTGAAACCGCAGAGCGCGCCTGCAGGACCATGAATGGCTATCGCCTGAATGGAAGAGAGATTGATGTCAGGATTGATAGGAATGCATAA
- the hnrnpm gene encoding heterogeneous nuclear ribonucleoprotein M isoform X3 has protein sequence MSSEQVEIPTETAGQQPPPQQQQQPPQQQGEVNGKAKHEPNSSRKERPQKRGGGGRYEPYGNANRRYRVFVSNIPYDVKWQALKDLMKEKVGDVTYVEHLMDAEGKSRGCAVVEFRSEELMKKAVEKVNKHNLNGRPLKVKEDPDGVIAQREINKGQGGGPPGGPGGMGGMDRMNMERMGPGPNGPVNIPPSLMNNPNIPNEIIHGLQAGRIGSTVFVANLDYKVGWKKLKEVFGMAGMVVRADILEDKDGKSRGMGTVTFDMPLEAVQAVSMFNGQLLFNRVMHVKLDEKSMPKDFGPPDRSAALPRGLSGIGLGLGPGGQPIDAGQLNRGGGGGGSGGMGNMGPGGGMDNFGGMNNMERFSSSGMGRMNEMDRGIGGAFDREFGRNEMGMSRNNFGESFERGMGNNMGMDRMSSGMDRLGSSMDRMGGMDRMGMERMDRVSDLDRLGSGFDRMGSGIDRLGPSMDRLGPGLERMSSSMDRLGPAGFDRLGTSGMDRMGSGMDFGTPMGMDRMGNTGLDRMNSSFDRIGSTGGLDRFPSGGLDRMGSGMDRMGSGSVGGQFDRSADMDRGFGGNSFGGAGGPGTGGSNIRKGCQIFVRNLPFDFGWKMLKETFNACGMVQYADIKMENGKSKGCGVVRFDSPETAERACRTMNGYRLNGREIDVRIDRNA, from the exons ATGTCCAGCGAGCAGGTCGAGATCCCCACCGAGACAGCAGGCCAGCAGCCtcctcctcagcagcagcagcagccgccgcAGCAGCAGGG AGAGGTGAACGGGAAAGCCAAGCATGAGCCCAACTCGAGTAGGAAGGAGAGGCCCCagaagagaggtggaggagggcgCTACGAACCCTATGGAAACGCCAACAGAAGATACCGTGTGTTTGTCAGCAACATCCCATACGATGTGAAATGGCAAGCCCTCAAGGATCTGATGAAAGAAAAAG TGGGTGATGTTACGTACGTGGAACACTTAATGGACGCAGAAGGCAAATCAAGG GGTTGTGC TGTCGTTGAGTTTAGGAGTGAGGAGCTGATGAAGAAAGCTGTGGAAAAGGTCAACAAGCACAATCTCAATGGCAGGCCCCTGAAAGTTAAAGAG GACCCTGATGGTGTGATCGCTCAGAGAGAAATCAACAAGGGGCAAGGCGGAGGCCCCCCAGGAGGCCCTGGAGGAATGGGTGGAATGGATCGCATGAATATGGAACGAATGGGCCCAGGACCAAATGGCCCAGTCAACATCCCTCCAAGTCTGATGAACAACCCCAACATTCCCAACGAGATCATCCATGGGCTTCAGGCGGGCAGGATTGGGAGCACTGTATTTGTGGCCAAT CTTGACTATAAAGTGGGCTGGAAGAAGCTGAAAGAGGTCTTCGGCATGGCAGGCATGGTGGTGAGGGCTGACATCCTGGAGGACAAGGATGGGAAAAGCAGAGGCATGGGCACCGTGACATTTGACATGCCACTTGAAGCAGTCCAAGCAGTCT CCATGTTCAATGGGCAGCTGTTATTCAACAGAGTGATGCACGTCAAACTG GATGAAAAATCCATGCCCAAAGATTTTGGACCACCTGACAGATCTGCAGCTCTTCCTC GTGGCCTGAGTGGCATTGGTTTGGGCCTTGGACCGGGTGGTCAGCCCATTGATGCTGGTCAACTCAacagaggtggaggtggaggtggtagTGGAGGAATGGGCAACATGGGCCCTGGAG GGGGAATGGACAACTTTGGAGGCATGAACAACATGGAGCGTTTCAGTTCTTCAGGAATGGGCAGAATGAATG agatggaccgtGGGATTGGTGGTGCTTTTGACAGGGAGTTTGGGCGGAATGAAATGGGAATGTCTCGCAATAATTTTGGAGAGTCGTTTGAAAGAGGAATGG gAAACAACATGGGCATGGACCGCATGAGCTCTGGAATGGACCGCTTGGGATCCAGCATGGACCGTATGGGAGGGATGGACCGCATGGGCATGGAAAGGATGGACCGTGTGTCTGACCTGGATAGGCTTGGTTCAGGGTTTGACCGTATGGGCTCTGGGATCGACAGGCTGGGGCCCAGCATGGACAGGCTTGGACCAGGCTTGGAACGTATGAGCTCCAGCATGGACCGTCTTGGCCCAGCTGGGTTTGACCGCTTAGGCACATCTGGTATGGATCGCATGGGCTCTGGCATGGACTTTGGCACCCCAATGGGTATGGATCGCATGGGCAACACTGGGCTAGACAGAATGAACAGCAGCTTCGACCGCATAGGCTCAACTGGAGGACTGGACCGCTTCCCCTCAGGTGGCCTCGACCGCATGGGCTCTGGCATGGATCGAATGGGATCCGGAAGTGTTGGTGGTCAGTTTGATCGCTCTGCTGACATGGACCGTGGATTTGGTGGAAATTCCTTTGGGGGTGCTGGAGGGCCTGGAACTGGGGGAAGCAATATCAGGAAGGGATGCCAGATCTTTGTCAGAAAT CTGCCTTTCGATTTTGGCTGGAAGATGCTCAAGGAAACCTTCAACGCTTGCG GCATGGTTCAGTATGCAGATATTAAGATGGAAAACGGCAAGTCCAAAGGCTGTGGTGTTGTTCGCTTCGACAGCCCTGAAACCGCAGAGCGCGCCTGCAGGACCATGAATGGCTATCGCCTGAATGGAAGAGAGATTGATGTCAGGATTGATAGGAATGCATAA